From Variimorphobacter saccharofermentans, one genomic window encodes:
- a CDS encoding branched-chain amino acid ABC transporter permease has protein sequence MKIKAFNQLNKSTRSNIITIGIIILVYVICQIMIAAGLMTNLMKGLLVPFCYYSILAVSLNLTVGILGELSLGHAGFMCVGAFSGAFFSKVMVNVIENSVIRYILAILIGAVVAALFGCLIGVVVLRLRGDYLAIVTLAFGEIVKNIINVLYIGKDDSGLHFSTKDAISLNLDENGEVIVNGAKGIVGTPNDTTLTIAVILLILTYIIISNLIHSRSGRAIMAIRDNRIAAESVGIDITKFKILAFATSAAMAGIAGVLYSHNISSLTASPKNFGYNMSIMILVFVVLGGIGNIRGSIIAAIILTLLPEYLRFMQDYRMLIYAVVLIVMMIFNWNPTCVAWRNNHSLKKYLESRKKAKEA, from the coding sequence ATGAAGATAAAAGCATTTAATCAATTAAATAAATCTACACGTAGCAATATCATTACAATAGGCATCATTATTCTTGTCTATGTTATTTGTCAGATTATGATTGCTGCCGGACTTATGACAAATCTTATGAAGGGATTGCTGGTACCGTTTTGTTATTATTCTATCCTGGCGGTATCGTTGAATTTAACAGTTGGTATTTTGGGAGAGCTTAGTCTGGGACATGCCGGATTTATGTGTGTTGGTGCCTTTTCTGGAGCCTTCTTCTCCAAAGTAATGGTCAATGTGATTGAGAATTCAGTTATACGATATATTCTGGCCATTCTTATTGGTGCGGTAGTAGCGGCTTTATTTGGCTGCCTCATTGGTGTCGTAGTATTACGACTTCGTGGTGATTATCTCGCTATTGTTACGTTGGCGTTCGGTGAAATTGTAAAGAATATAATTAATGTATTATATATTGGTAAGGATGACAGTGGTCTTCACTTCTCGACAAAGGATGCAATATCCTTAAATCTTGATGAGAACGGAGAGGTTATTGTAAACGGTGCCAAGGGTATTGTTGGAACACCCAATGATACAACCTTAACAATTGCCGTAATATTACTTATCTTAACTTATATCATTATTAGCAACCTGATTCATTCCCGTTCCGGGCGTGCGATTATGGCTATTCGTGATAATCGTATTGCAGCAGAATCCGTAGGTATTGATATAACGAAATTTAAAATTCTTGCATTTGCAACCTCTGCTGCCATGGCAGGAATTGCAGGTGTACTTTACTCACATAACATATCAAGCTTAACAGCATCTCCGAAGAATTTTGGTTATAATATGTCCATCATGATTTTAGTATTTGTTGTTCTTGGTGGTATCGGTAATATCAGAGGTTCCATCATCGCTGCAATAATATTGACTTTATTGCCGGAGTACTTGCGTTTTATGCAGGATTACCGTATGTTGATTTATGCAGTGGTACTGATTGTAATGATGATATTCAACTGGAATCCGACTTGTGTTGCATGGCGTAACAATCACTCGCTGAAGAAGTATCTGGAGTCCAGAAAGAAAGCGAAGGAGGCGTAA
- a CDS encoding ABC transporter ATP-binding protein gives MAILSVKNLGISFGGLRAVDSFNITIEQGELYGLIGPNGAGKTTIFNLLTGVYKPDTGLIELDGRNITGLSTIEINKAGIARTFQNIRLFKDLSVLDNVKVGLHNDYKYSTFSGVLRLPSYFKKEKQMDERAYDILKVFNLDKEAHLLSANLPYGKQRKLEIARALATNPKLLLLDEPAAGMNPAETDELMETITLIRKKYQVTILLIEHDMKLVAGICEKIFVLNFGMELANGLPQEVLNNPEVIKAYLGE, from the coding sequence ATGGCTATTTTATCTGTAAAAAACTTAGGTATCTCCTTCGGTGGTTTGCGTGCGGTTGATTCATTTAACATAACGATCGAGCAGGGAGAACTATATGGCTTAATCGGGCCCAATGGTGCCGGTAAAACTACGATATTCAACCTTCTGACCGGTGTATACAAGCCGGACACAGGGCTTATTGAATTAGATGGCAGGAACATCACAGGATTGAGTACCATTGAAATAAATAAAGCAGGAATCGCAAGAACCTTCCAGAACATCCGTCTGTTCAAGGATCTGTCCGTACTTGATAATGTGAAGGTTGGTCTTCATAATGACTATAAGTACTCCACGTTTTCAGGTGTATTAAGGCTTCCTTCGTATTTTAAGAAGGAAAAGCAAATGGATGAGCGTGCCTATGATATATTAAAGGTATTTAATCTGGACAAGGAAGCGCATTTATTATCAGCAAACCTTCCATATGGAAAGCAAAGAAAGCTGGAAATAGCAAGAGCCTTAGCAACCAATCCCAAGCTTTTACTTTTGGATGAGCCGGCAGCTGGTATGAACCCAGCCGAGACGGACGAGCTGATGGAAACCATCACATTAATTCGTAAGAAATATCAAGTTACAATCCTATTGATTGAGCATGATATGAAGTTAGTAGCCGGTATCTGTGAGAAGATCTTTGTACTTAACTTCGGAATGGAGCTGGCAAACGGATTACCACAGGAGGTTCTGAATAACCCCGAGGTAATTAAGGCATATCTTGGTGAATAG